TAATTCAGTTTGAATAATGTTGACACGGGTAAAGCTTCCCATTGTCGCGCTGATCACTTTTGGATTATAAGGGTCTGCACAGTCAGGGCTTAAAATCAGCTCATTAATGCCATACCAGTCGGCCACGCGAATAATGGTGCCTAAATTGCCTGGATCGGCAACACCATCAAGCACAATGGAAATACCTTGGCTATTTGGCTCACTTTGTTTTGGCGTTTCAACAATCGCAATGGCGGCATTATTACTTACTAAAGTGCTGGCTTTAGCAAGTTCCTCTTCTTCGCAAGTGATGATGTTGAGGTCAGTTAATTGTGAAGCGTGCTTTTCGCAAAAAATTTGGGTTGCAAAAAGCTGTTCAATAACTAAATTGCTGTCGAGT
This region of Pseudoalteromonas spongiae UST010723-006 genomic DNA includes:
- a CDS encoding TrmH family RNA methyltransferase; this translates as MISKNQLKQLRALSQKKQRKLQNLFLVQGEKNVLELLDSNLVIEQLFATQIFCEKHASQLTDLNIITCEEEELAKASTLVSNNAAIAIVETPKQSEPNSQGISIVLDGVADPGNLGTIIRVADWYGINELILSPDCADPYNPKVISATMGSFTRVNIIQTELTDYFSKQTRPVYGAYLGGESIHATHFESDLILVMGSESHGIREHIASTITKKITIPAFGQAESLNVAMASGIILDNIKRCQG